A genome region from Arachidicoccus soli includes the following:
- a CDS encoding SusC/RagA family TonB-linked outer membrane protein — MKKLLMRNALTFFLLLFTCMTSFAQNRLTVTGKITDKETGEPLSGVSISVINAAGLGTYSTKEGLFTIKVEAYHKLLFSYIGYDTVEVLVKDQDRVDVSMKRSDIQALDQVVVTAVGPQKRLTVTGAITTVDMDQIGKSAPTASIVNTLAGNVPGIMAMQTSGQPGKDISNFWIRGISTFGASNGALVMVDGFERDINEINIDDIKSISILKDASATAMYGSKGANGVVLITTKHGTIGKTNINGKAESSYNTRTITPQFVDGNTYANLINEAQITRDHPAIYSPVELEILRLGLDPDLYPNVDWSKKLLKDGAMTYHANLNLSGGGTTARYFVSGSYLDEKGMYNTDDALKKAYNTNADYKKWTYRLNTDVNVTKTTILKLGVSGSLTKRNSPGLGDNDVWGELFGYTPIRTPIYYSNGYVPAVGTGNQTNPWVAATQTGFNENWENNIQTNLTLDQDLNFLTKGLRFEGSFGYDTYNASTIERHKWPEQWKAERYRDVNGNLIFTHISDPSQLTQASSSGGSRREFLIGMLNYYHAIQEHHISMDLRYTQEANIFTQNLGTDIKNGIPKKNQGLAGRAAYNWKDKYYVDFNFGYTGSENFAPGHQYGFFPAVSGAWNIAEENFIKDRMKWINLFKIRYSYGKVGNDNLGDNRFPYLYTIGEGKGGYQWAEFGSDKNYGGLGYSQVASPYVTWEMATKQDIGLDLSLWHDNFSMTVDGFKDERTGIYMQRNFLPSYVGLTSTPSANVGAVRSRGIDGNLTLKHQFHQVNVTLRGNITFSKNEILDRDEEGSVYPYQMQKGYRVDQTRGLIALGLFKDYNDIRNSPTQTFGAYQPGDIKYKDVNGDGVINNDDIVSIGSTSTPNLIYGMGTSVSWKGFDLNVLFQGAGKSSFFIYGKTVYAFSEGEWGNILKGMVDNRWVSADISGNPATENPNAPYPRLSFNGDPNNYRNSTYWLRNGAYLRLKNVDIGYTLPKEMLNRIHMNSVRIYMIGTNLLTWAPFKLWDPETTDPRGETYPLTKSFTLGLTISL; from the coding sequence ATGAAGAAACTGTTAATGAGAAATGCGCTTACTTTTTTCTTGTTACTTTTTACCTGTATGACTTCCTTTGCCCAAAATCGATTGACTGTTACGGGGAAAATAACAGACAAAGAAACGGGGGAGCCTTTATCAGGGGTGAGTATCTCTGTAATTAATGCGGCAGGATTGGGCACTTACTCTACAAAAGAGGGGTTATTCACGATAAAAGTGGAGGCCTATCATAAACTATTGTTTTCTTATATCGGTTATGATACAGTGGAGGTGTTGGTAAAGGATCAGGATAGGGTAGACGTATCGATGAAAAGGTCTGATATCCAGGCCTTGGATCAGGTCGTCGTTACCGCTGTGGGCCCTCAAAAAAGGCTAACTGTTACCGGCGCCATTACTACAGTAGATATGGATCAGATTGGGAAGTCTGCCCCTACTGCCAGTATCGTGAATACCTTGGCGGGGAATGTTCCGGGAATAATGGCGATGCAGACTTCGGGCCAGCCGGGGAAGGATATCTCTAACTTTTGGATAAGAGGCATATCTACCTTCGGTGCCAGTAATGGAGCGCTGGTGATGGTAGACGGATTTGAAAGAGATATTAATGAGATCAATATAGACGATATCAAGTCTATTTCTATACTTAAAGATGCCTCTGCAACGGCCATGTACGGATCTAAAGGAGCAAATGGTGTTGTTTTGATTACGACCAAGCATGGGACCATTGGTAAAACCAATATTAACGGAAAGGCCGAATCCTCCTATAATACCCGTACGATTACGCCTCAATTTGTGGATGGCAACACCTATGCTAATTTAATCAATGAGGCCCAGATAACACGTGATCATCCGGCAATTTACAGTCCTGTAGAACTGGAGATATTACGTTTAGGACTGGATCCTGATCTGTATCCCAATGTGGACTGGTCCAAAAAGTTGTTGAAGGATGGGGCCATGACCTATCATGCCAATCTTAACCTGAGTGGTGGTGGTACTACAGCCCGGTATTTTGTATCCGGTAGTTACCTGGATGAGAAGGGTATGTATAATACGGATGATGCCTTAAAGAAGGCTTATAATACAAATGCAGACTACAAAAAATGGACCTACAGGCTGAATACCGATGTCAATGTGACCAAGACGACTATTCTGAAATTAGGTGTTTCCGGCTCCTTGACAAAAAGAAACAGCCCGGGGCTGGGGGATAATGATGTTTGGGGTGAGCTGTTTGGTTACACACCCATCCGGACCCCTATCTATTATTCTAACGGATATGTACCTGCTGTAGGAACGGGCAATCAAACGAATCCATGGGTGGCTGCTACCCAGACGGGTTTTAATGAAAACTGGGAGAATAATATCCAGACAAACCTTACTTTAGATCAGGACCTGAACTTTCTTACAAAGGGATTGCGTTTTGAAGGGAGTTTTGGTTATGATACCTATAACGCCAGTACGATCGAACGTCACAAATGGCCGGAACAATGGAAGGCAGAACGTTATCGGGATGTAAACGGCAACCTGATATTTACACATATTAGTGATCCAAGCCAGCTGACACAGGCAAGTAGCTCGGGTGGCAGCCGCAGGGAGTTTCTTATTGGAATGTTGAATTATTATCATGCCATTCAGGAGCATCATATCAGCATGGACCTGAGGTATACGCAGGAAGCGAATATTTTTACACAAAATCTGGGAACAGATATCAAAAACGGTATCCCTAAGAAGAACCAGGGACTGGCAGGACGAGCGGCTTATAACTGGAAAGACAAGTATTATGTGGACTTTAATTTTGGATATACCGGCTCGGAAAATTTTGCTCCCGGGCATCAATATGGATTCTTCCCGGCCGTCTCGGGCGCTTGGAATATCGCCGAAGAAAATTTTATAAAGGATCGGATGAAATGGATTAATTTATTTAAAATCCGCTATTCTTATGGTAAAGTGGGTAATGACAATCTAGGAGATAACAGGTTCCCTTATCTATATACAATCGGAGAAGGAAAAGGCGGCTATCAATGGGCGGAATTCGGCAGTGATAAAAATTACGGTGGTTTAGGATATTCTCAGGTGGCTTCGCCTTATGTTACTTGGGAAATGGCCACTAAACAGGATATTGGCCTGGATCTTTCACTCTGGCATGACAATTTCTCTATGACTGTCGATGGGTTTAAAGATGAGCGTACCGGTATTTATATGCAAAGAAATTTCTTGCCTTCTTATGTGGGGCTGACGAGTACGCCTAGTGCGAATGTGGGTGCGGTACGTTCTCGGGGTATTGACGGAAACCTTACGTTGAAGCACCAGTTTCATCAGGTAAATGTGACGCTGAGAGGTAATATCACATTTAGCAAAAATGAAATACTGGATAGAGATGAAGAAGGGAGTGTGTATCCTTATCAGATGCAAAAAGGTTACCGCGTGGACCAAACAAGGGGCTTAATCGCTTTGGGCCTGTTTAAAGATTATAATGATATCCGCAACAGCCCGACACAAACATTCGGGGCTTATCAGCCCGGTGATATTAAATATAAAGACGTAAATGGTGATGGGGTAATCAACAATGATGACATTGTTTCTATTGGATCCACTAGCACGCCTAATTTGATTTATGGAATGGGTACTTCTGTTAGTTGGAAAGGATTTGATTTGAATGTGTTGTTCCAGGGAGCGGGTAAATCCAGCTTTTTCATCTATGGTAAAACAGTCTATGCCTTTAGTGAAGGGGAATGGGGAAACATACTCAAAGGTATGGTTGATAATAGGTGGGTATCAGCGGATATATCTGGTAACCCAGCAACAGAAAATCCCAATGCACCTTATCCGAGATTAAGCTTTAATGGAGATCCTAATAACTATCGAAATTCTACGTATTGGTTACGTAATGGTGCTTATCTAAGGCTAAAAAATGTGGATATCGGCTATACACTTCCAAAGGAAATGCTTAACAGGATTCATATGAATAGTGTTCGTATCTATATGATAGGTACAAATTTATTGACTTGGGCGCCCTTTAAGTTATGGGATCCGGAAACGACAGACCCGAGAGGTGAAACCTATCCTTTGACAAAGTCATTTACGCTAGGATTGACAATTAGTTTATAA
- a CDS encoding IPT/TIG domain-containing protein, giving the protein MQIVNLCILLLLLSTCIISCKKGSGNSTGSGAYNPSEAVTVTDFFPKTGGGGQQLVIYGKNFGNDKSIVSVKIGNKDATVINVHNGGIYCIVPNRAYTGEVEVNVGVDSTQQMVMASDTFGYQRRMVVTTLAGKKDERGNYDVKDGTFADCGGFNNPTWLIFDPANPNLLYMGQDGGDVRLLNFTDSTVTTPITRGMGGWSRIRTIAFTKDKNHMIIANDQGDVNGISTSISSRANGFRDPQVLTSYKQCNGASVHPVNGELYFNSYEKGQFYRFDLNSYFENHNLGIKDYQELFKIQDNNWEFQIDIAPTGDYAYIVVINQNYILRTDYDWTNKTFTQPYVVCGEPRAGGDWVDGVGTQARLSNPYQGVFVRNPDYAGKKDEYDFYFAEQGNHDIRILTPEGKVTTFAGRGSSSIDPNPYGYIDGALRTEARFNQPKGLAYDSVSHVFYVGDCENHCIRKISLEN; this is encoded by the coding sequence ATGCAGATAGTAAATCTGTGTATTTTATTGCTCTTACTGAGCACCTGTATTATTAGTTGTAAAAAGGGTTCTGGTAATTCGACCGGGTCTGGCGCTTACAACCCTTCCGAAGCGGTGACCGTAACTGATTTCTTTCCCAAAACGGGGGGCGGCGGACAGCAGCTCGTGATTTATGGGAAGAATTTTGGTAATGACAAATCCATCGTCTCGGTCAAAATAGGGAACAAAGATGCCACCGTAATTAATGTGCATAACGGTGGAATTTATTGTATTGTCCCTAACAGAGCTTATACCGGCGAAGTAGAGGTGAATGTGGGTGTTGATTCTACACAGCAGATGGTCATGGCAAGTGATACTTTTGGCTACCAGAGAAGGATGGTGGTGACAACGCTGGCCGGTAAAAAAGATGAAAGAGGTAATTATGATGTCAAAGATGGCACTTTTGCCGACTGCGGTGGTTTTAATAACCCTACCTGGCTGATCTTCGACCCAGCAAATCCCAACCTGTTATATATGGGACAGGATGGGGGAGATGTGCGTCTGCTTAATTTTACAGACAGTACGGTAACTACGCCTATTACAAGAGGTATGGGCGGTTGGAGTCGTATCAGGACGATTGCTTTTACAAAGGATAAAAACCATATGATCATCGCGAATGATCAGGGGGATGTGAATGGCATTAGTACTTCTATATCGTCCAGGGCTAATGGTTTTAGAGACCCGCAGGTGCTGACTTCCTATAAGCAATGTAATGGTGCGTCCGTGCATCCTGTAAATGGTGAACTTTATTTTAACAGCTATGAAAAAGGACAGTTTTACCGCTTTGACCTGAACAGTTATTTTGAAAATCATAACCTGGGTATTAAAGATTACCAGGAGCTGTTTAAGATCCAGGATAATAACTGGGAGTTTCAAATTGATATAGCACCTACCGGAGACTACGCCTATATTGTTGTAATCAATCAGAATTATATATTGAGAACGGATTATGACTGGACTAATAAAACCTTTACACAACCTTATGTTGTTTGCGGTGAGCCTAGAGCCGGCGGAGACTGGGTGGATGGTGTAGGCACTCAAGCCAGATTGTCAAACCCTTATCAGGGGGTATTTGTCAGAAACCCGGACTATGCAGGGAAGAAAGATGAATATGATTTCTATTTTGCCGAACAAGGCAATCATGATATCCGTATCCTGACACCTGAAGGGAAGGTGACCACTTTTGCGGGAAGGGGTAGTTCCAGTATCGATCCTAACCCTTATGGATATATTGACGGAGCGCTTCGCACCGAAGCAAGATTTAACCAACCTAAGGGTTTGGCCTATGACTCTGTAAGCCACGTGTTTTATGTGGGAGATTGTGAGAATCATTGTATCAGAAAAATTTCATTAGAAAACTAA
- a CDS encoding DUF4973 domain-containing protein — protein sequence MKKIAAWLTILLTTGIIACNKDWVTEQYQQYVSFKAPIDGDGVTPIHIRYKPDGLVNYELPVIVSGSTNNNRNLLVHMGVDADTLKLFNVLNFQNRTDLYYKELSQQYFTMPDTVSIQKGQNMDTATIGFTLKNIDLVDKWILPLTIESSPTNEYTPNPRRNYAKALLRIVPFNDYSGTYSGTSLKIYLKGEENGAAIVKSTIETYVVDENTIFFYAGTVDENKTDRRDYKIYAHFDQTKKEVTLSSDNPAINFQVNKVINYSVEDVPDELLPYLIHRYVTVNNIDYNFTDYTSVANASIDYTVRGSLIMERNINTQIPDEDQAIQW from the coding sequence ATGAAAAAGATAGCTGCATGGCTGACTATTTTATTGACTACCGGGATCATTGCCTGCAATAAAGATTGGGTTACCGAACAATATCAGCAATATGTTTCATTTAAGGCTCCTATAGATGGAGATGGTGTTACACCTATTCATATCCGTTACAAACCTGATGGGTTGGTTAATTACGAACTTCCTGTTATTGTCAGCGGCTCCACAAACAATAACAGAAACCTCTTGGTACATATGGGCGTAGATGCCGATACCCTGAAGTTATTTAATGTTCTAAACTTTCAAAACAGAACGGATCTTTATTATAAAGAGTTGTCCCAGCAATATTTTACGATGCCTGATACCGTATCTATTCAAAAGGGGCAGAATATGGATACTGCCACTATTGGCTTTACGCTTAAAAATATCGATCTGGTAGATAAATGGATCCTTCCTTTGACAATAGAGTCTTCGCCTACTAATGAGTATACGCCAAATCCGAGAAGAAATTACGCCAAGGCATTATTGCGCATCGTTCCCTTCAATGATTATTCAGGCACCTACAGTGGTACCTCTCTCAAAATCTATCTGAAAGGGGAGGAAAATGGCGCTGCAATCGTGAAAAGCACCATAGAAACCTATGTGGTTGACGAAAATACTATCTTTTTCTACGCAGGTACGGTAGACGAAAATAAAACCGATAGAAGAGATTATAAGATTTATGCGCATTTTGATCAAACGAAAAAAGAAGTGACGCTTTCTTCTGATAATCCTGCCATAAATTTCCAAGTGAATAAGGTTATTAATTATTCTGTGGAAGATGTGCCTGATGAACTACTACCTTATCTTATTCACAGATATGTGACCGTCAATAATATTGACTATAATTTTACTGATTATACTTCTGTGGCCAACGCCTCCATCGATTATACCGTTCGTGGATCCTTGATCATGGAAAGAAATATCAATACACAGATTCCGGATGAAGACCAGGCTATTCAATGGTAA
- a CDS encoding RagB/SusD family nutrient uptake outer membrane protein, whose product MKKITAISIFLVMVTLFISCKKYLKSDQYFNDRMTLDKSFNNEKYIEEWLANSYSYLTGINADVASKGFEPFNFADDIYYGDRDVDYDPTNAGSLSYNRFSLGGYHEGEVNSWDQCYQGIRSASIFIQNIDQATVLTAAQIADYKAQARFVRAYYYWLLLRKYGPIPIIPDGGADYTESYAALALPRNTYEQCAEYIGKEMVLAAKDLPQSRGQLSIARPTKGAALATRAKVFLYAASPLMNGGKVSADFKAKLVDDKGNPLLSVTYDEEKWARAAAAAKDVMQLGVYSLFVAPFHSSGTVTHPATIAPPYNAQYSDKPWPDGWANIDPFESYRTLFDGELSASENPELIFTRGQNQSSEGINVMVVHQLPRIASGWNTHGMTLKQSDAYYMNDGTDAPGKDMEYGKGNGSQRVQGFVTDQDVAAGKYKPLAAGVSLQFANREPRFYASVAYNGSVWHMTNESQQYNKEQQVFYYRGSGNGYTNTMFWLRTGIGIMKYVNPQDTYENGDLGKVVPKAEPAIRYADILLEYAEALNELDGSYNIPSWDSSQTYTIARNLDEMHKGIRPVRIRGGVPDYSDAVYSNKTALRKAIKRERQIELMGEQDRYYDLRRWEDAPEELTLPIYGYNVLMTSNQRDLFHQPVAAFALQSTFADKMYFWPISIEELKRDKRLTQNPGWQTYNN is encoded by the coding sequence ATGAAAAAAATAACTGCTATATCCATTTTTTTAGTGATGGTGACGCTATTCATCTCCTGCAAAAAATATCTTAAGTCTGATCAATATTTCAATGACAGGATGACTTTAGATAAATCCTTTAATAATGAGAAATACATTGAGGAATGGCTGGCTAATTCCTACTCTTACCTTACAGGAATAAACGCAGACGTGGCGAGTAAGGGTTTTGAGCCTTTCAACTTCGCTGATGATATTTATTACGGAGACCGGGACGTGGACTATGATCCTACGAATGCGGGGTCTTTGTCTTATAACAGGTTTAGTCTAGGCGGCTATCATGAAGGGGAAGTTAATTCCTGGGATCAATGTTATCAAGGTATCAGAAGCGCTTCTATATTTATTCAGAATATTGACCAGGCCACCGTCTTGACTGCGGCACAGATTGCTGATTATAAGGCGCAGGCCCGTTTTGTCCGCGCATATTATTACTGGCTTTTACTCAGAAAATACGGTCCTATACCGATTATTCCTGATGGTGGCGCCGATTATACAGAAAGTTATGCTGCCCTGGCCTTGCCTAGAAATACCTATGAGCAGTGCGCTGAATATATTGGGAAGGAAATGGTTCTTGCAGCTAAAGACCTGCCACAGAGCCGCGGACAGCTGAGCATCGCCAGACCTACTAAGGGCGCGGCTTTGGCAACCCGTGCAAAAGTATTTTTGTATGCAGCGAGCCCTTTGATGAACGGGGGTAAGGTAAGTGCGGATTTCAAAGCAAAACTAGTGGATGATAAAGGGAACCCTTTACTTTCTGTTACCTATGATGAAGAGAAATGGGCCAGAGCGGCTGCCGCAGCAAAAGATGTCATGCAGTTGGGTGTTTATTCTTTATTTGTCGCACCCTTCCATTCTTCGGGGACCGTTACACACCCGGCTACGATTGCGCCTCCTTATAATGCGCAATATTCTGATAAGCCATGGCCGGATGGTTGGGCGAATATAGACCCTTTTGAGTCTTACCGTACGCTCTTTGACGGAGAGCTGTCTGCCTCCGAAAATCCGGAATTGATTTTTACACGCGGACAGAATCAATCCAGTGAGGGCATCAATGTCATGGTGGTGCACCAATTACCAAGAATTGCCTCCGGATGGAATACACATGGTATGACGCTCAAACAATCTGATGCCTACTATATGAATGATGGTACCGATGCACCGGGAAAAGATATGGAATATGGAAAAGGAAACGGTAGCCAAAGGGTACAGGGTTTTGTAACCGACCAGGATGTGGCAGCCGGAAAATATAAACCTTTGGCAGCAGGCGTTTCTTTGCAGTTTGCCAACAGGGAACCCAGGTTTTATGCTTCTGTAGCTTATAATGGCAGCGTATGGCATATGACCAATGAGTCGCAGCAGTATAATAAAGAACAGCAGGTGTTTTATTATCGTGGGTCTGGCAACGGTTATACCAATACGATGTTTTGGTTGAGGACGGGTATCGGGATTATGAAATATGTTAACCCCCAAGATACTTACGAAAACGGGGATTTGGGGAAGGTTGTGCCTAAAGCAGAACCGGCCATACGTTATGCGGATATACTGTTGGAATATGCGGAAGCTTTAAATGAATTAGACGGCTCTTATAATATACCCAGTTGGGATAGTTCGCAGACTTATACCATTGCAAGGAACCTGGATGAAATGCATAAAGGCATCAGGCCTGTCAGGATTAGAGGAGGGGTGCCTGATTATTCGGATGCTGTATATTCTAATAAGACGGCATTAAGAAAAGCGATAAAACGTGAACGCCAAATAGAATTGATGGGTGAACAGGATCGTTATTATGATTTACGCAGATGGGAAGATGCACCGGAAGAACTTACACTCCCTATCTACGGATATAATGTATTGATGACTTCTAATCAAAGGGATTTGTTTCATCAGCCGGTAGCGGCTTTTGCCCTGCAAAGCACTTTTGCCGACAAAATGTATTTTTGGCCTATCTCTATTGAAGAGCTGAAGCGTGATAAGCGTTTGACACAAAATCCGGGCTGGCAAACTTATAATAATTAA
- a CDS encoding ligand-binding sensor domain-containing protein — MCLRNNLLFRFLAGAFLTGSLIGTSPGFGQSESFRHYEVEAGLSNNSVICSLQDSQGFLWFGTSDGLNRFDGNVFKVFRPHPHDHLSIGSQAITCLFLDREKRMWVGTAKGLFLYDARYEHFIGLPFTKGKYIRAIHDDAQGRLWFADPDHLYWIQLTMLFSPIGNDVMLHYFPDKAVHHVHLNASYNVTSFAETNNKDLWMGTDQGTLLIAHTGTDSMETWSPSITKGVSIETITATAGDQLLIGSSKAGLLIANTRSKSITGNFLRNQQKGSEIFVRNIIHYQANEYWVATEEGLYTVILEDSLGQQVKIIAHLQKNYSDPFSLSDNALYTLCKDREGGVWIGSYFGGLNYLPRQPFKFEKIFPQSRHIAFTGNVVREIVRDTTGDFWIGTEDAGINKINFQTKQSTHILIREGTAASHSNVHGMLADGAEIYAGTFNHGLDVLNLSGKLLHNYHAGPGEDQLKSNFINAIWKTQACKILVCTSRGMYYFYPKTGKFSNITALPLNEFYSAITEDHSGNIWVGTHTLGLFIFKQGGWQHFRIFLNAKKDKDLLSDTRILYLKEDKTGRMWIATENGVYRVTNNHTVKILNRENGLPSNIIYAMMPDSLNNMWLSTSKGLVRIKSPNDNIEVYDKSDGLLSNQFNYQSVYRDDSGLLYFGSIKGLIRFNPYQVNRNDYIPPLYFTDLHIYNQQLPTGSFDLQQNKSLIFTKQITLNHQQSNFSLNFASLSYSAPSHLKFAYKIDELQSNWTSVQRNTPGIYFTYLAPGQYTLRIRSTNSSGNWVNNEKVLSIIILPPLWKSTFAYIVYILLFSLLVYTALAMYTRYHTTKNQREVALYKLQHEKELYRSKIDFFTHIAHEIRTPLTLIKGPVDKILESKKHFPHLEGYLDLMERNTKRLLLLTQDLLDFRKIETDMIKLELKQLEISQWLETFIEPYQLIAEQRHISFSFQKPAENIFAAVDETALSKIINNLLDNALKYAATIIIIRLFTAAAKNAFILEIENDGLCVPEEFHKKLFEPFFRWDKKRQVNGSGIGLSVSQSLTQMHGGSLTYSTTEGNYNCFQLSIPLGLPTKKDTVADN; from the coding sequence ATGTGCTTAAGAAATAATTTGCTTTTTCGATTTTTAGCGGGAGCCTTTCTGACAGGCAGTCTTATAGGGACGAGTCCCGGCTTCGGACAGTCAGAAAGCTTCCGTCATTATGAGGTAGAAGCCGGCCTGTCAAACAATTCAGTTATCTGTTCCCTTCAAGACTCCCAGGGCTTTCTCTGGTTTGGCACATCAGACGGGCTTAATCGCTTTGATGGAAATGTTTTTAAAGTCTTCCGGCCCCATCCCCATGATCATTTGTCGATAGGCAGCCAGGCCATCACCTGTTTATTTCTGGATCGGGAGAAAAGAATGTGGGTAGGCACCGCAAAAGGGCTTTTTCTTTATGATGCACGTTATGAACATTTTATAGGACTTCCTTTTACAAAAGGGAAATATATACGCGCCATACACGATGATGCCCAGGGAAGGCTATGGTTTGCAGACCCGGATCATTTATACTGGATTCAGCTAACCATGCTTTTTTCTCCCATCGGCAATGATGTAATGCTCCATTATTTCCCGGATAAAGCAGTACACCATGTTCATTTAAATGCATCCTATAATGTTACCTCCTTTGCAGAAACCAATAATAAAGATTTATGGATGGGTACAGACCAAGGCACCCTGCTCATTGCGCATACCGGGACAGACAGCATGGAGACCTGGAGTCCATCTATTACTAAAGGCGTATCCATCGAAACAATTACCGCCACAGCAGGCGATCAATTATTAATCGGCAGCTCCAAAGCCGGTTTACTCATCGCCAACACCAGATCAAAAAGCATCACCGGAAATTTCCTGAGAAATCAACAAAAAGGCAGCGAGATATTTGTGCGGAATATAATACATTACCAAGCCAATGAATATTGGGTGGCAACAGAAGAAGGATTGTATACCGTTATCCTTGAAGATTCTTTAGGACAGCAGGTAAAAATCATAGCACATCTCCAAAAAAATTACAGCGACCCTTTTTCTTTATCAGACAATGCGCTATACACTTTATGTAAAGACAGGGAAGGTGGTGTCTGGATAGGAAGTTATTTTGGCGGTCTCAATTATCTTCCCAGACAGCCTTTTAAATTTGAAAAGATTTTCCCTCAATCCAGACATATCGCTTTTACAGGCAATGTTGTCCGGGAAATCGTCCGGGATACTACCGGAGATTTTTGGATTGGTACGGAAGATGCGGGTATCAACAAAATTAATTTTCAGACAAAGCAGTCAACACATATTTTAATCAGAGAAGGTACTGCAGCCAGCCATTCAAATGTCCATGGTATGTTAGCTGATGGTGCAGAAATTTATGCAGGTACCTTCAACCATGGTTTGGATGTCTTAAATCTCTCAGGCAAGCTCCTGCATAATTATCATGCCGGCCCTGGAGAAGACCAGTTAAAAAGTAATTTCATCAATGCAATTTGGAAAACCCAGGCCTGTAAAATATTGGTATGCACCTCCAGAGGAATGTATTATTTTTACCCCAAGACAGGAAAATTCAGCAATATAACGGCATTACCCCTCAATGAATTTTATTCTGCCATTACCGAAGATCATTCAGGCAATATTTGGGTAGGCACCCATACGCTAGGCCTATTTATATTTAAACAGGGAGGATGGCAGCATTTCCGGATATTCCTAAATGCAAAGAAAGATAAAGATCTCCTGTCAGACACACGCATTCTCTATTTAAAAGAAGATAAAACCGGGCGGATGTGGATAGCCACTGAAAACGGCGTTTATAGAGTGACCAATAATCATACAGTCAAGATATTGAACAGAGAGAATGGATTACCCAGCAATATCATATATGCCATGATGCCCGACAGCCTCAACAATATGTGGCTTTCCACCTCCAAAGGCCTGGTAAGGATCAAATCTCCCAATGACAATATCGAGGTATATGATAAAAGTGATGGCCTATTAAGTAATCAGTTCAATTATCAATCAGTTTACCGGGATGACAGTGGCCTGTTGTATTTTGGCAGTATAAAAGGTTTAATCCGCTTCAATCCTTATCAAGTGAATAGAAATGACTACATCCCACCCCTGTACTTTACTGATTTACATATTTATAACCAACAATTGCCCACAGGTTCATTTGACCTACAGCAGAACAAGTCATTAATTTTCACCAAACAGATCACCTTAAACCACCAGCAATCTAATTTCAGTTTAAATTTTGCTTCTCTAAGTTATAGTGCACCCTCACATTTAAAGTTTGCCTATAAAATTGATGAACTGCAATCAAACTGGACATCGGTTCAACGCAATACCCCCGGCATCTATTTTACCTATTTAGCTCCGGGGCAATACACTTTACGTATCCGATCCACCAATAGCAGTGGTAATTGGGTAAATAACGAAAAAGTATTATCCATTATCATCCTTCCCCCCCTTTGGAAATCAACCTTCGCCTATATCGTTTATATCCTTCTCTTTTCTTTGCTCGTCTATACGGCTTTAGCGATGTATACCCGTTATCATACTACTAAAAATCAGCGGGAAGTTGCCTTGTACAAATTACAGCATGAAAAAGAATTGTATCGCTCCAAGATAGATTTCTTTACACATATAGCCCATGAGATACGCACACCACTCACCTTAATCAAAGGTCCTGTAGATAAAATCCTTGAATCTAAAAAACACTTCCCCCATTTAGAAGGTTACCTGGATCTTATGGAACGCAATACAAAAAGGCTACTTTTACTTACGCAAGACCTGCTGGACTTTAGAAAAATCGAGACAGATATGATCAAGCTGGAATTAAAGCAGCTGGAGATCAGCCAATGGCTGGAGACATTCATAGAGCCCTATCAGTTGATAGCAGAACAAAGGCATATCAGTTTTAGCTTCCAAAAGCCGGCAGAAAACATTTTTGCAGCAGTAGACGAGACTGCCCTGTCAAAAATAATCAATAATTTACTGGACAATGCACTCAAATATGCAGCCACCATTATCATTATCCGCCTCTTCACAGCCGCCGCAAAAAATGCATTTATCCTTGAAATTGAAAATGACGGATTATGTGTACCTGAAGAATTTCATAAAAAATTATTTGAGCCCTTTTTCCGCTGGGACAAGAAAAGGCAGGTCAACGGTTCAGGTATCGGATTATCTGTCTCCCAATCACTTACTCAAATGCATGGGGGCAGTTTGACTTATTCAACCACTGAAGGAAATTATAATTGCTTTCAGTTAAGCATACCTTTGGGGCTGCCTACTAAGAAGGATACAGTAGCGGACAATTGA